Proteins co-encoded in one Halococcoides cellulosivorans genomic window:
- a CDS encoding sodium:calcium antiporter: protein MALWGLLPATTPVHVALVIAATAVVWVASDGLESSADRLSAHYGLPAVIQGSVVVAVGSSFPELSSVIVTSIKGVFDMGVGAIVGSAIFNVLVIPAVAGIVTDEPVDANRPLVFKEAQFYMLAVAAMAITFALAVIYEPAAGTLVGTITRPIAALPLLLYLLYLFIQYQDVSDHDAGERPDDVRVGYQWAVLAGSLIVILVAVHQLVEGVDGLSQTFGVPEFLAGVTIIAAATSVPDTFVSVRAARAGNGLTSIGNVLGSNTFDLLVAIPIGVLIVGEVTINFGVAVPMLGVLTAATVALFVSLRTDLELSDREAYMLLGIYMVFFTWVVTETIGLTHVLPR, encoded by the coding sequence ATGGCACTCTGGGGGCTGCTCCCGGCGACGACGCCCGTCCACGTCGCGCTCGTGATCGCCGCGACGGCCGTGGTCTGGGTCGCGAGCGACGGACTGGAATCGTCCGCCGATCGACTGTCGGCCCACTACGGCCTCCCCGCGGTGATCCAGGGGTCGGTCGTCGTCGCCGTCGGGTCGAGTTTTCCCGAACTGTCGAGCGTGATCGTCACCTCGATCAAGGGCGTGTTCGACATGGGCGTCGGCGCGATCGTCGGGTCGGCGATCTTCAACGTCCTCGTGATCCCCGCGGTCGCCGGCATCGTGACCGACGAGCCAGTCGACGCGAACCGCCCGCTCGTCTTCAAAGAAGCCCAGTTCTACATGCTCGCCGTCGCGGCGATGGCGATCACGTTCGCGCTCGCGGTGATCTACGAACCCGCCGCGGGGACGCTCGTCGGGACGATCACCCGGCCGATCGCCGCGTTACCACTCCTGCTCTATCTGCTCTATCTATTCATCCAGTATCAGGACGTGAGCGATCACGACGCTGGTGAACGCCCCGACGACGTTCGAGTCGGCTACCAGTGGGCCGTCCTCGCGGGGAGTCTGATCGTCATTCTCGTGGCGGTTCACCAGCTGGTCGAGGGCGTCGACGGCCTGAGCCAGACGTTCGGCGTGCCGGAGTTCCTCGCGGGTGTGACGATCATCGCCGCCGCGACGAGCGTCCCCGACACGTTCGTCAGCGTGCGCGCGGCGCGCGCGGGCAACGGCCTCACCAGCATCGGGAACGTCCTCGGGTCGAACACGTTCGATCTGCTCGTCGCGATCCCGATCGGCGTGTTGATCGTCGGAGAGGTGACGATCAACTTCGGAGTCGCCGTGCCGATGCTGGGCGTTCTGACGGCCGCGACGGTCGCGCTGTTCGTCTCGTTGCGCACCGATCTGGAACTCAGTGATCGGGAGGCGTACATGCTCCTGGGCATCTACATGGTCTTTTTCACCTGGGTCGTCACCGAGACGATCGGCCTGACCCACGTCCTGCCGCGGTGA
- a CDS encoding GNAT family N-acetyltransferase, translating to MYVRDAKNREEVWLLDRIEEMGLDETSFRSRDYVIAIDEDSGEKAGFGRRRVHKTDENRVCEVTSIGVVEEWRNQGVGAHVLERLVQHAADDDFETLYALSDRPEYLAQFGFESIAEGDLPAPLADRLTEKRESIQPDAVPLALAIDQFSVPTDHREAFKAAEPDREESAPETSPEEFGIDPEEATYKYDTGD from the coding sequence ATGTACGTCCGCGACGCGAAAAACCGAGAGGAAGTCTGGCTTCTCGATCGGATCGAGGAGATGGGGCTCGACGAGACGTCGTTCCGGTCGCGGGACTACGTCATCGCGATCGACGAGGACTCGGGCGAGAAGGCCGGCTTCGGCCGCCGTCGCGTCCACAAGACCGACGAAAATCGCGTCTGTGAGGTCACCTCGATCGGCGTCGTCGAGGAGTGGCGCAACCAGGGCGTCGGCGCGCACGTCCTCGAACGACTCGTCCAGCACGCCGCCGACGACGACTTCGAGACGCTGTATGCACTCTCCGATCGGCCGGAGTACCTCGCGCAGTTCGGCTTCGAGTCGATCGCTGAGGGTGACCTCCCCGCCCCGCTCGCGGATCGTCTCACCGAGAAACGCGAGTCGATCCAGCCAGATGCCGTCCCGCTCGCACTCGCGATCGATCAGTTCAGCGTGCCGACCGACCACCGCGAAGCGTTCAAGGCCGCCGAACCCGACCGCGAGGAGTCCGCCCCCGAGACCTCCCCCGAAGAGTTCGGGATCGACCCCGAGGAAGCCACCTACAAGTACGACACCGGGGACTGA
- a CDS encoding YbjQ family protein, whose protein sequence is MELTNTETLPNEEIAEVLGIARGNVVKARNAGRDFTQSLRNITGGELKAYSTLLGDSRDEAIDRMEADAAEMGADAVVNLRLETSEIANGGAEVMAYGTAVRLE, encoded by the coding sequence ATGGAGCTCACGAACACCGAGACGCTCCCGAACGAAGAGATCGCAGAGGTCCTCGGCATCGCCCGTGGGAACGTCGTCAAGGCCCGCAACGCCGGACGCGATTTCACACAGAGTCTACGAAACATTACCGGCGGCGAACTCAAGGCGTACTCCACGCTGCTGGGTGATTCCCGTGACGAGGCGATCGACCGCATGGAAGCCGACGCCGCTGAGATGGGTGCGGACGCGGTCGTGAACCTGCGCCTGGAGACCTCAGAGATCGCCAACGGCGGCGCGGAAGTGATGGCTTACGGGACGGCCGTCCGCCTCGAATAG
- a CDS encoding DUF2150 family protein, whose amino-acid sequence MSAPSGEYYTDERWQNWLDRIADADIDTEDEDSARLLLNLQDDAAIAVAKILTDYEEGDIDEEVALGELEDIREVVLAETDLDDEDKRMLVDGVQTSLVAVFYAAEEYVAGGVADEGTVGEYLAAAEEAEQDEDLDAALGYCAQAGTQIADGESLDREVADDLDFGLVVEWANGLDSLETAMADPELVEEDDE is encoded by the coding sequence ATGAGCGCCCCCTCGGGTGAGTACTACACCGACGAACGCTGGCAAAACTGGCTCGATCGCATCGCAGACGCCGATATCGACACCGAAGACGAAGACTCCGCACGTCTCCTCTTGAACCTCCAGGACGACGCGGCCATCGCCGTCGCAAAGATCCTCACCGACTACGAGGAGGGCGATATCGACGAGGAGGTCGCTCTCGGTGAACTCGAAGACATCCGAGAGGTCGTCCTCGCTGAGACCGACCTCGACGACGAAGACAAGCGCATGCTCGTCGACGGTGTCCAGACCTCGCTCGTGGCGGTGTTCTACGCCGCCGAGGAGTACGTCGCCGGCGGCGTTGCCGACGAAGGGACCGTCGGTGAGTATCTCGCCGCGGCCGAGGAGGCCGAACAGGACGAGGACCTCGACGCCGCGCTGGGCTACTGCGCACAGGCCGGCACACAGATTGCCGACGGCGAATCGCTCGACCGCGAGGTCGCAGACGACCTGGATTTCGGACTCGTCGTCGAGTGGGCCAACGGCCTCGACAGCCTCGAAACGGCGATGGCTGACCCCGAACTCGTCGAGGAAGACGACGAATAG
- a CDS encoding 2-oxoacid:ferredoxin oxidoreductase subunit beta, whose product MSSETHFTDFKSDKQPTWCPGCGDFGTMNGMMKALAETGASPDDTFIVAGIGCSGKIGTYTHSYAIHGVHGRALPVGIGVKMANPDLEVMVAGGDGDGYSIGVGHFVHALRRNVDMAYVVMDNRIYGLTKGQFSPTSREDFETATSPEGTNMAPVNPTALAMAAGGTFIAQSFSSHSQRHAEIVKEAIEHDGFGFVNVYSPCVTFNDVDTYDYFRDSVVDLADTDHDPTNAERANDRIVDPDTEYIGVLYRDDDSVPYDAVRGPDQPMNDLPEGAPEGADRLVKEFY is encoded by the coding sequence ATGAGTTCCGAGACACACTTCACCGACTTCAAATCCGACAAACAGCCCACATGGTGTCCCGGCTGTGGTGACTTCGGGACGATGAACGGCATGATGAAGGCGCTCGCGGAGACCGGCGCGAGTCCCGACGACACGTTCATCGTCGCGGGCATCGGCTGTTCGGGCAAGATCGGCACCTACACGCACAGCTACGCGATCCACGGCGTCCACGGCCGCGCACTCCCCGTCGGGATCGGCGTCAAGATGGCCAACCCCGATCTCGAAGTTATGGTCGCGGGCGGCGACGGCGACGGCTATTCGATCGGCGTCGGACACTTCGTCCACGCACTCCGGCGGAACGTCGACATGGCCTACGTCGTGATGGACAATCGGATCTACGGCCTGACGAAAGGCCAGTTCTCCCCGACGAGTCGTGAGGACTTCGAGACCGCCACCTCACCCGAGGGGACGAACATGGCTCCGGTGAATCCGACGGCGCTCGCGATGGCCGCCGGTGGCACTTTCATCGCGCAGTCCTTCTCGTCGCACAGCCAGCGCCACGCGGAGATCGTCAAAGAGGCGATCGAACACGACGGGTTCGGCTTCGTCAACGTCTATTCACCGTGTGTCACGTTCAACGACGTCGACACCTACGACTACTTCCGGGATTCGGTGGTCGATCTGGCCGACACCGATCACGACCCGACGAACGCCGAGCGCGCGAACGATCGGATCGTGGACCCCGACACCGAGTACATCGGCGTGCTCTACCGTGACGACGACAGCGTGCCCTACGACGCCGTGCGCGGCCCCGACCAGCCGATGAACGACCTGCCCGAGGGAGCGCCCGAGGGCGCCGACCGACTCGTCAAAGAGTTCTACTGA
- a CDS encoding 2-oxoacid:acceptor oxidoreductase subunit alpha has product MASDLNWAIGGEAGDGIDSTGKIFAQALARAGRHVFTSKDFASRIRGGYTAYKVRTSVDRVESVVDRLDVLIALTERTIEENRDELVDGSVVIYDGERTSMQDVEIPDQSIGLSVPLQDLAEQAGGAIMRNVVALGAAAAVVDFPVDYLDEALVKRFGTKGEAIVANNREAARLGRDYVRGEFDIDTDYAIETTDADYVLLNGDEAIGMGAIAAGCRFYAGYPITPATDVMQYLTGRIEDFGGTVVQAEDELSAINMALGAARAGARSMTATSGPGIDLMTETIGLIATTETPLVIADVMRSGPSTGMPTKQEQGDLNQLLYGGHGEIPRFVLAPTTIAECFDRTVEAFNLAERYQVPVFLVSDLSMAVTEQTFPPERFDVDSVEIDRGKVAGPGYEESVADWTDADGHFQPHAVTDDGISPRAFPGTVDAAHMTTGLEHDERGHRTEAEDERVDQVDKRQHKVETAREREDLSWREFGDPDADTLVVSWGSNEGAIREALPELESRGIDVRVLTVPYLYPRPDLSGPIEAAERTVVVECNATGQLADVIEGDVLEEVDRIGKYTGVRFTADELADRIVERVMEVRA; this is encoded by the coding sequence ATGGCTTCGGACCTCAACTGGGCGATCGGCGGCGAGGCCGGTGACGGGATCGACTCGACAGGGAAGATCTTCGCACAGGCTCTGGCTCGCGCCGGTCGTCACGTCTTTACATCGAAGGACTTCGCCTCGCGGATCCGCGGTGGGTACACCGCGTACAAAGTCCGCACCTCGGTCGACCGTGTCGAGAGCGTCGTCGACCGCCTCGACGTGTTGATCGCGCTCACGGAACGGACGATCGAGGAGAACCGCGACGAACTCGTCGACGGGAGCGTCGTCATCTACGACGGCGAGCGCACCTCGATGCAGGACGTCGAGATTCCCGACCAGTCGATCGGCCTGTCGGTCCCGCTGCAGGATCTGGCCGAGCAGGCCGGCGGCGCGATCATGCGCAACGTCGTCGCGCTCGGCGCGGCCGCGGCGGTCGTCGACTTTCCCGTCGACTATCTCGACGAGGCGCTCGTCAAGCGCTTCGGGACGAAAGGCGAGGCGATCGTCGCGAACAACCGCGAGGCGGCCCGCCTCGGCCGGGACTACGTCCGTGGAGAGTTCGACATCGACACCGACTACGCGATCGAGACGACCGACGCCGACTACGTCCTCCTCAACGGCGACGAGGCGATCGGCATGGGCGCGATCGCCGCAGGCTGTCGGTTCTACGCGGGCTACCCGATCACGCCCGCGACGGACGTGATGCAGTATCTCACCGGGCGGATCGAGGACTTCGGCGGGACGGTCGTCCAGGCTGAAGACGAACTCTCCGCGATCAACATGGCGCTCGGCGCGGCCCGGGCGGGCGCGCGGTCGATGACCGCCACGTCGGGCCCGGGGATCGACCTGATGACCGAGACGATCGGGCTGATCGCCACCACCGAGACGCCGCTCGTGATCGCTGACGTGATGCGCTCCGGGCCCTCGACGGGGATGCCGACCAAACAGGAACAGGGCGATCTGAATCAACTGCTCTATGGTGGTCACGGCGAGATTCCACGGTTCGTCCTCGCGCCGACGACGATCGCGGAGTGTTTCGACCGGACGGTCGAGGCGTTCAATCTGGCCGAGCGCTACCAGGTGCCGGTCTTTCTGGTCTCGGACCTCTCGATGGCGGTCACCGAACAGACGTTCCCGCCCGAGCGCTTCGACGTCGACAGCGTCGAGATCGATCGTGGAAAGGTCGCCGGGCCGGGCTACGAGGAGAGCGTGGCGGACTGGACCGACGCCGACGGCCACTTCCAGCCCCACGCCGTCACCGACGATGGGATCAGTCCGCGAGCCTTCCCCGGGACCGTCGACGCCGCGCACATGACGACCGGCCTTGAACACGACGAGCGCGGCCATCGCACCGAGGCCGAAGACGAGCGCGTCGATCAGGTCGACAAACGCCAGCACAAAGTCGAGACCGCCCGCGAGCGCGAGGACCTCAGTTGGCGGGAGTTCGGTGATCCCGACGCCGACACGCTCGTCGTCTCCTGGGGCTCGAACGAGGGTGCGATCCGCGAGGCGCTGCCCGAGTTGGAATCGCGGGGAATCGACGTGCGCGTCCTGACGGTCCCGTACCTGTATCCTCGGCCCGACCTCTCGGGGCCCATCGAGGCGGCCGAGCGGACGGTCGTCGTCGAGTGTAACGCGACCGGTCAACTGGCGGACGTCATCGAAGGCGACGTTCTCGAAGAAGTCGATCGCATCGGGAAATACACCGGCGTCCGGTTCACGGCCGACGAACTCGCAGATCGCATTGTCGAGCGGGTCATGGAGGTCCGAGCATGA
- a CDS encoding ferredoxin--NADP reductase, with translation MDHESTQISAVESVGPDAVAVTIDTPDGFDAAPGQFVSLSVPESDESRFYTVSSPSVTETFEVTLTIDPDGTLAPLIAERAVGDSIEVAGPFGDAHYDGQARPLVLASGPGVGPAVAIAERAHSEGADPAIVYRDATVIHSDRLDTLADAGVPVVILDADADLRDPVATALDRDPDVVFVYGFAAFIDDVEAAVAAADADPADVRVENFG, from the coding sequence ATGGACCACGAATCGACGCAGATCAGCGCCGTCGAATCGGTCGGCCCCGACGCGGTCGCCGTCACGATCGACACGCCCGACGGGTTCGACGCCGCGCCTGGCCAGTTCGTCTCGCTGTCCGTCCCCGAGAGCGACGAATCGCGCTTCTATACGGTCTCGTCGCCGTCCGTGACGGAGACGTTCGAGGTCACGCTCACGATCGATCCCGATGGCACACTCGCACCCCTGATCGCGGAGCGGGCGGTGGGCGATTCCATCGAGGTCGCGGGGCCGTTCGGTGACGCTCACTACGATGGGCAGGCCCGCCCGCTCGTGCTCGCCAGTGGCCCGGGCGTCGGTCCCGCGGTCGCCATCGCTGAACGCGCACACAGCGAGGGGGCCGACCCAGCGATCGTCTACCGTGACGCGACGGTGATTCACAGCGACCGTCTCGACACGCTGGCCGACGCGGGCGTCCCCGTCGTGATCCTCGACGCCGACGCCGACCTGCGTGATCCAGTCGCGACGGCGCTCGATCGCGACCCCGACGTCGTCTTCGTCTACGGGTTCGCGGCCTTTATCGACGACGTCGAGGCCGCCGTCGCAGCGGCGGACGCAGACCCCGCTGACGTCCGCGTCGAGAACTTCGGGTAG
- a CDS encoding DUF5802 family protein, producing the protein MFERFSRGYYLGRMYVEPHDGDRATMAASLHERVNDELYTPDEGVQRLDLPVVMKLGSTHFTVVGAEDVPSDTLAVPKSVVEAADLKNPPSRREVLLAKADRAVQILQTSLGLPGTDDVSPHVGT; encoded by the coding sequence ATGTTCGAGCGCTTCTCCCGGGGGTACTACCTCGGGCGGATGTACGTCGAACCCCACGACGGGGATCGAGCGACGATGGCAGCGTCGCTGCACGAGCGCGTCAACGACGAACTCTACACGCCCGACGAGGGTGTCCAGCGACTGGACTTGCCGGTGGTCATGAAACTCGGGTCGACACACTTCACGGTCGTCGGGGCCGAGGACGTACCGAGCGATACGCTCGCCGTCCCGAAGTCGGTCGTCGAGGCCGCAGACCTGAAAAATCCGCCCAGTCGCCGGGAGGTCCTGCTCGCGAAAGCCGACCGGGCCGTCCAGATCCTCCAGACGAGTCTCGGCCTGCCCGGGACCGACGACGTGAGTCCACACGTGGGAACTTAG
- a CDS encoding Vms1/Ankzf1 family peptidyl-tRNA hydrolase, with protein MLDTLLGRTALKERIADLEAERDDLEDELDAERQRRSTAVTKRQDAEERINRLEDRIADLEGQLDTQDVTTDGPQVRHDAVLRGADIDAMLDRLESYRTDPEATVTAYIDDGAVSEALTEAFGDRWPLVDDARPCLAVTDDRDLIGATLSVPRPPDPFVSFDDRVQIERSWFSEPDRYTLAVVRSDLFAMGRYEDGERTGFRGFDADLMENHSKGGFSQARFERRRDEQIDTHLDRCRAVLVELDADHLSVVGERSAVDDLREFADYTATSDARGSPEEALATARRDRWAVRYRAV; from the coding sequence ATGCTCGATACTTTGCTCGGCCGGACAGCCCTCAAAGAGCGCATCGCGGACCTCGAAGCCGAGCGCGACGACCTCGAAGACGAACTCGACGCCGAGCGCCAGCGCCGCTCGACGGCCGTGACCAAGCGTCAGGACGCCGAGGAGCGGATCAACCGCCTGGAAGACCGGATCGCAGACCTCGAAGGCCAACTCGACACCCAGGACGTCACGACCGACGGGCCCCAGGTCCGTCACGACGCGGTCCTCCGGGGCGCAGACATCGATGCGATGCTCGACCGACTCGAATCGTATCGGACCGACCCCGAAGCCACGGTGACCGCCTACATCGACGACGGAGCCGTCTCCGAAGCGCTCACGGAGGCGTTCGGTGACCGCTGGCCGCTGGTCGACGACGCCCGCCCGTGTCTCGCGGTGACCGACGACCGGGACCTCATCGGCGCGACCCTCTCCGTGCCGCGCCCGCCCGATCCATTCGTCAGCTTCGACGACCGCGTGCAGATCGAGCGGTCGTGGTTCTCCGAACCGGACCGGTACACACTCGCCGTCGTCCGCTCGGATCTGTTCGCGATGGGCCGATACGAAGACGGTGAGCGCACCGGATTCCGGGGGTTCGACGCCGACCTGATGGAAAACCACTCGAAAGGCGGGTTCTCACAGGCCCGTTTCGAACGCCGTCGCGACGAACAGATCGACACGCACCTCGATCGGTGTCGGGCCGTTTTGGTGGAACTCGATGCCGACCACCTCTCCGTTGTCGGTGAGCGGTCGGCGGTCGACGATCTCAGGGAGTTCGCGGACTATACGGCGACCTCGGACGCGCGCGGATCGCCCGAGGAAGCGCTCGCGACCGCGCGGCGCGACCGCTGGGCCGTACGATATCGAGCGGTCTGA
- a CDS encoding TQO small subunit DoxD, with amino-acid sequence MPDEINADLFGRDVSYQLPSNWLAYWTFMLRLIVGFWFFHAGITKFLGAEAFDASGYLKFAAQGTLMEGVVAPFASGAPLALVNLMIPLGETLIGLGLLVGLLVRTASFFGVMLMVFFVTINVGWGHGIVNSDLMGLLFFVTMIVLGAGRVWGLDAIVEDTAVVKQNPVLRYFLG; translated from the coding sequence ATGCCAGACGAAATAAACGCGGACCTGTTCGGTCGAGATGTATCGTATCAGCTACCGAGTAACTGGTTGGCATACTGGACGTTCATGCTCAGATTGATCGTCGGGTTCTGGTTTTTCCACGCCGGAATTACGAAATTCCTGGGTGCTGAAGCGTTCGACGCGAGCGGCTACCTCAAATTTGCCGCTCAGGGAACGCTGATGGAGGGCGTCGTCGCGCCGTTCGCGTCGGGAGCACCCCTGGCGTTGGTCAATCTCATGATCCCGCTCGGAGAGACGCTCATCGGGCTTGGCCTGCTCGTCGGCCTGCTCGTCCGGACAGCATCGTTCTTTGGGGTCATGCTCATGGTCTTCTTCGTGACGATCAACGTCGGTTGGGGCCACGGCATCGTCAACAGCGACCTGATGGGGTTGCTGTTTTTCGTGACGATGATCGTCCTGGGCGCAGGCCGCGTCTGGGGTCTCGACGCCATCGTCGAAGACACGGCTGTGGTCAAACAAAATCCGGTCTTGCGGTATTTCCTGGGCTAA
- a CDS encoding universal stress protein, with product MGKRILVPVDGSEQAHCAADFVVEEHPDAVMVLLHVINPADAGYNVQASIPTFSEDWFEGQKDRARGLFDDIEADAETANVPVERVIEVGKPTQAIVEYAEDNDIDQIVMGSHGRAGVTRILLGSVAETVVRRSPVPVTVVR from the coding sequence ATGGGCAAGCGCATCCTGGTGCCGGTCGACGGGTCCGAACAGGCCCACTGTGCCGCGGATTTCGTCGTCGAGGAGCATCCGGACGCAGTCATGGTCCTTCTCCACGTGATCAACCCCGCAGACGCGGGCTACAACGTTCAGGCGTCGATCCCGACGTTTTCGGAGGACTGGTTCGAAGGGCAGAAAGACCGTGCGCGAGGGTTGTTCGACGACATCGAAGCCGACGCGGAAACCGCGAACGTTCCCGTCGAGCGCGTGATCGAAGTCGGCAAGCCGACACAGGCCATCGTCGAGTACGCCGAAGACAACGACATCGATCAGATCGTCATGGGCAGTCACGGACGCGCGGGCGTCACCCGAATCTTGCTGGGCAGTGTTGCCGAGACGGTCGTGCGTCGCTCACCGGTCCCCGTGACGGTCGTCCGGTGA
- a CDS encoding KaiC domain-containing protein: MTEDWFERALRESDGDQRSDQSPPEASAPAESRPDEGAEGSRDDFPEGAPFGGAQAPAGDLDEEFDDFESSVPRIDLGIEGLDLMIRGGIPETSLIVVIGPPGAGKSTFGLQFLRQGLRSGEKGVFIALEQSRDSVIAAARERDWPFEEYIDDGRLAVVDMDPIQMANSLDTIQDELPALIQRFGADRLVVDSVSVLEMMYSDRAQRRSEIHEFARSLKRIGVSTCLTSEASDSVSHASRYGIIEYLTDAVFLMRYVREENRETRLAVEIQKIRDTNHSRETKPYELTDDGISVYQTSIF, from the coding sequence GTGACCGAGGACTGGTTCGAACGTGCGCTCCGTGAGTCCGATGGCGACCAGCGATCGGACCAGTCTCCGCCCGAAGCGTCCGCTCCGGCGGAGTCCAGGCCCGACGAAGGCGCAGAGGGGAGTCGCGATGACTTCCCTGAGGGGGCTCCGTTCGGTGGGGCCCAGGCGCCCGCTGGTGATCTCGACGAGGAGTTCGACGACTTCGAATCGAGCGTGCCACGGATCGACCTCGGGATCGAGGGCCTCGATTTGATGATTCGGGGTGGCATTCCCGAGACCTCGCTGATCGTCGTCATCGGGCCGCCTGGCGCCGGGAAATCGACGTTCGGGCTCCAGTTCCTCCGACAGGGGCTTCGATCCGGCGAGAAAGGAGTCTTCATCGCCTTAGAGCAGTCCCGTGACAGCGTCATCGCAGCGGCCCGCGAGCGAGACTGGCCGTTCGAAGAGTACATCGACGATGGCCGACTCGCGGTCGTGGACATGGACCCCATTCAGATGGCGAACAGTCTCGATACGATTCAGGACGAACTGCCCGCGTTGATCCAGCGGTTCGGGGCCGACCGTCTCGTCGTGGACTCGGTGTCCGTCCTCGAAATGATGTACTCCGATCGGGCCCAGCGTCGCTCGGAGATCCACGAGTTCGCGCGCTCGCTCAAGCGGATCGGTGTCTCGACCTGCCTGACGAGTGAAGCGTCCGACAGCGTCTCACACGCATCGCGGTACGGCATCATCGAGTATCTGACCGACGCCGTCTTCTTGATGCGATACGTTCGCGAGGAGAACCGCGAGACTCGTCTCGCGGTCGAAATTCAGAAGATCCGCGATACGAACCACTCCCGTGAGACCAAGCCGTACGAACTCACCGACGACGGTATCTCGGTCTACCAGACTTCGATTTTCTGA
- a CDS encoding DUF7322 domain-containing protein, with the protein MVDSNADSNAGDSAPSAHADAVDPAVQRAFLLSVLEANVALVALALGVLFVTVAQRIVIGSVALAVGIAATGGLYWRIRTRPTSDARSPADPDTET; encoded by the coding sequence GTGGTCGATTCGAACGCCGATTCGAACGCTGGAGATTCCGCCCCGAGCGCGCACGCTGATGCGGTCGATCCGGCGGTCCAGCGGGCGTTCCTGCTCTCGGTTCTCGAAGCTAACGTCGCACTCGTCGCACTCGCACTCGGCGTGCTCTTCGTGACCGTCGCCCAACGGATCGTCATCGGGAGTGTCGCCCTTGCCGTCGGTATCGCCGCTACGGGCGGCCTGTACTGGCGGATTCGGACCCGTCCGACGAGTGATGCCCGGTCGCCAGCGGATCCCGACACCGAGACCTGA
- a CDS encoding DUF7331 family protein, translating to MSDRMHGQAVEEAHGANAVEPAAIRTVEGYRTDDRLVLQDASDPLAWIESSAGIDLDDML from the coding sequence ATGTCCGACCGGATGCACGGCCAGGCAGTCGAGGAAGCACACGGAGCGAACGCGGTCGAGCCGGCGGCCATCCGGACAGTGGAAGGGTACCGAACTGACGACCGTCTCGTCCTCCAGGACGCTTCCGACCCGCTGGCCTGGATCGAGAGTTCGGCCGGTATCGATCTCGACGACATGCTGTGA